In a single window of the Rhodamnia argentea isolate NSW1041297 chromosome 2, ASM2092103v1, whole genome shotgun sequence genome:
- the LOC125313874 gene encoding protein EPIDERMAL PATTERNING FACTOR 2-like has protein sequence MSKIFPFGAHIAFTILLLSSAAMSGCDGLQTDPFPSSSHSREQAGVNGDHIDNVAKEKMKEEVGAELFPMGSSLPDCSHACGPCVPCKRVIVSYRCSAESCPVVYRCMCKGKYYHVPSH, from the exons ATGTCGAAGATCTTTCCATTTGGAGCCCACATTGCCTTCACCATTCTTCTCCTATCGTCGGCGGCGATGTCGGGTTGCGACGGACTTCAAACGGATCCTTTTCCTT CGAGCTCTCACTCACGCGAACAGGCGGGTGTCAATGGAGACCACATCGACAACGTCGCGAAG GAAAAGATGAAGGAAGAAGTCGGGGCGGAGTTGTTCCCGATGGGGTCGAGCCTGCCGGACTGCTCGCACGCGTGCGGGCCGTGCGTGCCGTGCAAGAGGGTGATAGTGAGCTACAGGTGCTCGGCCGAGTCGTGCCCGGTGGTCTACCGGTGCATGTGCAAGGGCAAGTATTACCACGTCCCTTCCCATTGA